The nucleotide window GTGATTTTTATTAAAACTTTAAGCAACCGAGTTTTGCTTAGCTACATTTCTTCTCAATAAAACCTCGTTGAGTCTGCGACAAATTGTTTTTAAAATTTCAAAAAAAAGATTCTTATAATTTTCTTTATTATTTATAAAAAAATATATTTGCAATCGAAAATTCGGGATGTAGCGCAGCCTGGTAGCGTACTAGCATGGGGTGCTAGGGGTCGCTGGTTCGAATCCAGTCATCCCGACTAAATATAGAAAAACCCGTTTGTTTATTAAAACAAAACGGGTTTTCTTTTTTTCTATATTATAAATCCAAAAATAGACTTTGCTTACTTTTTAGCCCTGATGGAGCCGATATCCTCGAATCTCGTCTTTTGGGACGAGAGAAGAGATAAAGGCGAGAGCAGGAACTTTGTTTACTGATAAAGCCTATTCTTTCGCTCCTGAAAATTAAATTCCAGCTACTGCTTTTATTTCATCAATAATTCGAAGAGCCAAATCATCTGCCAATTGTTGTGTTGCTGCTTCGGTATAGATACGGATAATTGGTTCTGTATTTGATTTTCTTAAATGTACCCAGTTTTCGGCAAAATCGATTTTTACTCCATCAATTGTGGTAATATCCTCGTTTTTATATTTCTCAGTCATCGCTACGAGAATTGCATCAACATCGATTTGCGGTGTCAATTCAATTTTGTTTTTGCTCATATAATATTCCGGATAGGAAGCACGTAAAGCCGAAACTGACATTTTTTTGTTTGCCAAATGAGTTAGGAACAAAGCCACGCCCACCATACTGTCACGGCCATAATGAGACTCTGGATAAATGATTCCACCATTACCTTCTCCACCGATGATTGCATTGTTCTTTTTCATCAATTCCACCACGTTTACCTCGCCTACTGCGCTGGCTTCGTAGCTTCCGTTGTGTTTGTTTGTCACGTCACGCAAAGCACGGGAAGACGACATATTTGACACTGTATTTCCTGGAGTCTTGCTCAAAACATAATCGGCAACAGCTACTAAAGTATATTCTTCGCCAAACATTTCTCCGTCTTCACTAATGAAAGCCAAGCGATCCACGTCTGGGTCAACCACGATTCCAAAATGTGCTTTTTCTTTAACCACCAATTCTGAAATATCTGTCAAGTGCTCTTTTAAAGGCTCTGGATTGTGAGGAAAATGTCCGTTGGGTTCGCAGTATAATTTTACTACTTCAACGCCCATTAATTCTAATAATTTTGGAATAATAATTCCTCCTGACGAGTTCACGCCATCTACAACAACTTTGAATTTTGCGGCTTTTACAGCTTCAATATCTACCAAAGGCAAGTTCAAGACTTCGTCGATATGAATATCCATATAAGCGTCATTTACAGTGATTTGACCTAAACTGTCTACGTCTGCAAAATCAAAAGCTTCGGCTTCGGCAATTTCAAGAATTTTTTCGCCTGCAGCACCGCTTAAAAACTCACCTTTTTCATTAAGTAATTTTAAAGCATTCCATTGTTTTGGATTATGCGAAGCTGTCAAAATGATTCCGCCGTCAGCTTTTTCCAACGGTACGGCTACTTCGACAGTTGGCGTTGTAGATAATCCTAAATCGATCACATCAATTCCTAATCCGATAAGGGTGTTAATTACTAAATTGTGAATCATGGGCCCAGAAATGCGGGCATCACGACCTACAACAACTGTTAGGTTTTCTTTTTTTGAATACGTTTTAAGCCAAGTTCCATAGGCTGAAGCAAATTTTACGGCATCTACCGGAGTCAGATTATCCCCTACTTTTCCTCCTATCGTTCCTCGAATTCCGGATATTGATTTTATTAAAGTCATTGTGAATTATGATTTTTGATTAGCGATTTCTGATTGCAGATTTTTATTTTGCAATCTAATTTTTGGTTTTTTTTATTAGGGCAAATATAAAAAAGTTTATGTGTTTGTGAAGTGAATTACAAAAGGAATTGTATTTTGGTGTGCTATATCTTTTAACAAAGAGTTTTGTTTTTTGTATCTTTATAGACTGTAATTAGACCGCTAGCGTGAGACATCGTTTAAAAATCAAAAATCAGAAATCGCTAATCCTCAATCTAAAACCTCAATGAACTTTCTGGCTCACATTTATTTATCCGGAGAAAATGATTTGATAAAAATCGGAAATTTTATGGCTGATGGAATCAAAGGAAAACAGTTTGAAAATTATTCCTCAGAAATTCAAAAAGGGATTATTCTGCATCGCTTTATTGATAGTTATACCGATTCTCACTCTATTTTTAGAAAAAGCACCAAACGATTGCATGAAAAATATCATCATTATTCTGGTGTAATTATAGATGTGTTTTACGATCATTTTTTGGCAAAAAACTGGAGTAATTATTCTGATGAAACTTTAGTGGATTTTACCAATCGTTTTTATGAATCTTTGAAGGATAACTATGATTTTTTATCCGAAAGAGCCAAAGAGATAATGCCTTATATGATTGAACGAAATTGGCTTATTAGTTATCAAACCGTTGAAGGAATCAACAGAATTTTGACTCAAATGGATAGTCGGACAAAAAATGCATCAAATATGCGATTTGCATCCAATGAACTTTTGGAATATTATGATGATTTTGAATTAGAATTCTCAACTTTTTTTGAAGATATAAGAATTCAATCCAAACAAAAACTTGATTTTTTAAACAGTTAGATTTTTGACTTATCGATTCAAATTGACCATTTTACAATGAATTACAACTAATTTTAAATTATGAATTTCATAAACGCTCTAGAAAAAGCATTTGCAGAAAACAATAACTCTGAAAATGCTGATATTATGTCAAAATACATGAAAAACAAGTTTCTGTTTTTTGGAATAAAAACAGATCAAAGAAGACAAATTTTTAAAAATATTTGGGCAGATAATCAAAAAGAAGTAACTGACAATCCTAGAGAAATTGCTTTGATTTTATTTTCAAAAAAAGAAAGAGAATTTCATTATTGCGCCCTGGAAATTTTAATAAAAAAACTAAAGAAAAAATATTTAAAAGAAGATATTCAGTTAATAGAAAATCTCATAATTACCAATTCTTGGTGGGATAGTGTCGATGTTATAGCTAAATTCATTCTGGGAGAATATCTGTTGCAATTTTCTGCGGAAACCGATACTGTCATAAATCGTTTTTCAAACTCAGATAATATGTGGCTCAATCGAAGCGCCATTCTTTTTCAGTTGGGTTATAAAGAAAAAACAAACTTTGATTTGTTGAAATTAATCTGTGAAAAACATAAAACATCAACAGAGTTTTTTATTCAAAAAGCCATTGGTTGGTCGTTACGGGAATATACAAAAACAGATCCAGAAACAGTAAAAAGTTATGTATCAGTTGCCAATTTGAAGAATTTGAGCACGAAAGAAGCTTTGAAAAATCTATAAAAATTTTCAAACCAAATAGTATTATTTAAAACGGTTATGAAAGATATTTCTATTTGATGGAATTGTCTCTTTTTACATTAAAAAGAGTATTTTTGTGATAAACTAATTTAAGGAAATGTTTAAAAAGTTTTTATCCAAAATAGAGTTTCTTCTGGAATTATGTCAATCTCTTTTCTCTCCAAAACAATTTATCTTTTTATCGAGTGTTTTGGTTGGAATTTCTGTTGCAATTGCTGTAATCATATTAAAAACATTTGCTCACTGGGTTTTTAGATTTGCTACTTATTTAACGATTCGTATTGATATTTTCAATATTGGTCTTTTTAAAATAATGCTACCGGTTATAGGTATCGTGTTAACCGTATTTGTTGTAAAACGTTTTTTGGGAGGAACTATAGAAAAGGGAACTTCTCAAATTTTATATTTAGTTGCAAAAAAAGCTGGTATCATCCCGAGAAAACAGATGTATGCACAAATTATGACCAGCTCGCTTACTGTAGGTTTGGGAGGTTCCGCAGGTCTTGAAAGTCCTATTGTAGTTACAGGAGCTGCATTTGGTTCTAATTATGCACAAAGGTATAAATTGCATTATAAAGATAGAACATTACTAATTGGTTGCGGAGTTGCAGCTGGAATTGGAGCGGCCTTTAATGCGCCGATAGCAGGAGTTTTATTTGCTGTTGAAGTACTGTTGGTAGATGTAAGTATCTCGGCTTTTACGCCCATAATGATTGCTGCAGCTACAGGTGCAATAGTGTCGACAATAGCTTTGGATGAAACTATTTTATTAAATTTTACAACTAAGCAAACGTTTAATTTTCATAACACGCCCTATTATGTCTTATTGGGTGTTTTTACGGGATTTGTAGCTGTATTTTATGCGCGAAAATTTCAAAAAACAGAACATTTTTTCAGTCGTTTACGAACATCTGATTACAAAAAAGCTTTTTTTGGGGCATCAATTTTAGCTTTTTTAATATTTATTTTTCCAACACTTTTTGGAGAAGGCTATGAAAGCATCCGAACACTCTCTGGAAGTGATCCGGGGCAATTGATGGAAAATACTTTTTTTAAAGGATTAAGGAACAACAATTGGGCATTATTGGCTTTTGTTGGTTGTTCTTTACTACTCAAAGCTTTTGCGACCGGAATAACTTTAGGAAGTGGCGGTAACGGTGGAAATTTTGCCCCTTCACTTTTTTTGGGGTCTTATGTTGGTTTTTTCTTTTCAAAATTCCTTAATCTGATAGGTTTAACGAATTTACCGGTTGGTAATTTTACGCTGGTGGGAATGGCAGGTATTTTGAGCGGATTATTCCACGCGCCATTAACTGCAATTTTCTTAATTGCCGAGATTACTGGAGGTTACGGCTTAATGGTTCCGCTTATGATAGTGGCTTCCATTAGCTTTGCTATTTCCAAACGATTTGAAAAACATTCCTTGGATGTCAAAAATCTAGCGAAGAAAGGTCATGCTTTTACCAGTAACAAAGATTCGAATGTGCTTTCTACATTGGATACAAACTCGATTATTCAGACAGATTATTTGACGATTACACCTGATGAAAATCTTGAAAAATTAGTGGATTTAATTTCGCATTCCAATCAGGTTATTTTTCCTGTGGTTTCTCCTGATAATAGTCTTTTGGGGATAGTTCATTTTAATGATATTCGGGAAATTATTTTTAATTCGTATCGAGTTAAATATACTTTAGTCAAAGAAATAATGGTTCAGCCTGTAGCCATTGTTCATCCTTCGAACAGTATGGAAATTGTAATGGACAAATTTGAATCTTCTCAAAAAAGTTTCCTTCCCGTAATTAGTGATGATAAATATTATGGTTTTATTTCCAAAGCCGTTGCGCTCGATGCCTACAGAGCCAAACTGAAATCGATGATTATTGAGTAAAATATATTTCTTTTTTGGCACAATCTTCCATCCTCTTCTATCAAAAGTAGCAATCAAAATGGTAACTTTGCTTTTTTGCAAAAATTATGTTAGATACAGACAATACGATTGAAGTTCAGGGCGCACGCGTTCACAATCTAAAAAATATAGATATTTCTATTCCTCGCGAAAAACTGGTAGTTATTACAGGGCTTTCGGGTTCGGGCAAATCATCATTGGCATTTGATACTATTTATGCCGAGGGACAACGTCGATATGTAGAAACATTTTCGGCTTACGCGAGACAATTTCTTGGCGGATTGGAACGTCCGGAAGTCGATAAAATTGACGGACTCTCCCCTGTTATCGCAATCGAACAAAAAACGACCAGCAAAAGTCCTCGTTCTACAGTAGGCACCATTACAGAAATTTATGATTTTCTGCGATTGCTTTATGCTCGTGGTGCAGATGCCTACAGTTATAATACGGGCGAAAAAATGGTTTCCTACTCGGATGACCAAATCAAAGAACTAATTATTCAGGATTTCATTGGAAAGCGAATTAATATTCTTGCTCCGGTTATCAGAGCCAGAAAAGGACATTATGCCGAACTTTTTCAGCAAATTACCAAACAAGGATTCCTGAAGGTTCGTGTTAATAGCGATATTTTGGACTTGGTTTCGGGTATGAAATTAGATCGTTACAAGACTCATGATATTGAAATCGTTGTTGATAGAATGGTCATTGAGAACACTCCTGACAATGAAAAACGTTTATCCGAAAGTATCAATACGGCGATGCATCACGGAGAAAATGTATTGATGGTTCTTGATCAGGATACGAATGAAGTACGTTATTTTAGTAGAAATTTGATGTGTCCAAGTACCGGAATATCCTATCAAAATCCGGAACCCAATTTGTTTTCTTTCAACTCCCCAAAAGGAGCCTGTGATAGTTGCAACGGATTGGGAACGATAAATCAAATCAATCTAGATAAAATCATTCCGAATCCTAAATTATCAATAAAAAATGGTGGATTTGCGCCTTTGGGCGAATACAGATCATCGTGGATTTTTAAGCAGTTGGAAATTATTGGTGAGAAATTTGGCTTTAAAATAACCGACCCTATCGAAACTATTTCTGCAGAAGCAATGGAAATGATTTTGAATGGAGGAAAAGAAAAATTTGCAATTGAATCTAAAGTTTTAGGTGTTACCAAAGAATACAAAATCGACTTCGAGGGTATAGCTCATTTTATAAAAACCCAGCATGATGAAAGTGGCTCAACCACAATCAAGCGTTGGGCCAAGGAATTTATGGACGAAGTAAAATGTCCTACCTGCGAAGGTTCAAGATTAAAAAAAGAAGCAAATTATTTTAGAATAAATAAAAAAAGCATATCCGAGTTGTGTGATATGGATATTTCGGATTTGACAGCTTGGTTTTTGGATTTAGACCATCATTTATCTGATAAACAAAAAAGAATAGCGACTGAAGTTATCAAGGAAATCAAAGATCGTTTAGCTTTCCTAATGAATGTAGGTTTGGATTATTTGGCTTTGAGCCGAAGTTCCAAATCGCTTTCGGGTGGAGAAGCTCAACGCATTCGATTGGCGACACAAATCGGTTCGCAGCTAGTGGGTGTTTTATATATTTTGGACGAGCCGAGTATTGGTCTGCACCAAAGGGATAACGAAAAATTGATTCATTCTTTGGAGCAATTGCGGGATATAGGCAATTCGGTTATTGTGGTTGAACACGACAAAGACATGATTGAACGTGCCGATTATGTAATAGACATCGGTCCAAAAGCCGGTAAATATGGAGGCGAAATCATAAGTATTGGAACTCCGAAAGAAACTTTGGAATCCGATACGATTACTGCTCAATATTTGAATGGAAAAATGAAATTGGAAATTCCATCAACACGTCGTGAAGGAAATGGCAAATTCCTAAAACTAACCGGTGCTACAGGAAATAATCTGAAAAATGTTTCGATTGAATTACCTTTGGGTAAAATGTTGTGCGTTACAGGTGTTTCCGGCAGCGGTAAATCGACATTGATTAACGAGACCCTATACCCTATTTTGAACGCGCATTATTTTAATGGTGTTAAAATTCCGATGCCTTATAAAAAAATAGAAGGTTTGGAACATATCGATAAAGTGATTGATATCGATCAAAGTCCGATTGGAAGAACACCTCGTTCGAATCCTGCCACATACACCGAAGTTTTTACCGAAATAAGAAACTTGTTTACGATGACTTCTGAAAGTATGATTCGAGGATACAAAGCGGGACGTTTTAGTTTTAATGTAAAAGGTGGTCGATGCGAAACCTGCGAAGGCTCTGGAGTGCGCACGATCGAAATGAACTTTTTGCCTGATGTTTATGTAGAATGCGAAACCTGTCAGGGGAAGCGTTTTAACAGAGAAACGCTAGAAATTCGATATAAAGGAAAATCCATTTCGGATGTGTTGAATATGACGGTAGACGAAGCCGTTCCATTCTTTGAAAACATTCCAAAAATATACCGAAAAATAAAAACGATTCAGGATGTTGGTTTGGGTTACATCACGCTGGGACAACAAAGTACAACTCTTTCGGGAGGTGAAGCGCAACGTATTAAACTGGCGGGAGAATTGTCTAAAAAAGATACCGGAAACACTTTTTATATTCTTGATGAACCCACAACAGGTTTGCATTTTGAAGATATTCGGGTATTGATGGACGTGATTAACAAATTGGTAGACAAAGGGAATACCATTTTGATTATCGAACACAATATGGATGTTATCAAACTTGCCGATTATATCATCGATATT belongs to Flavobacterium gilvum and includes:
- the glmM gene encoding phosphoglucosamine mutase, which gives rise to MTLIKSISGIRGTIGGKVGDNLTPVDAVKFASAYGTWLKTYSKKENLTVVVGRDARISGPMIHNLVINTLIGLGIDVIDLGLSTTPTVEVAVPLEKADGGIILTASHNPKQWNALKLLNEKGEFLSGAAGEKILEIAEAEAFDFADVDSLGQITVNDAYMDIHIDEVLNLPLVDIEAVKAAKFKVVVDGVNSSGGIIIPKLLELMGVEVVKLYCEPNGHFPHNPEPLKEHLTDISELVVKEKAHFGIVVDPDVDRLAFISEDGEMFGEEYTLVAVADYVLSKTPGNTVSNMSSSRALRDVTNKHNGSYEASAVGEVNVVELMKKNNAIIGGEGNGGIIYPESHYGRDSMVGVALFLTHLANKKMSVSALRASYPEYYMSKNKIELTPQIDVDAILVAMTEKYKNEDITTIDGVKIDFAENWVHLRKSNTEPIIRIYTEAATQQLADDLALRIIDEIKAVAGI
- a CDS encoding acyl carrier protein phosphodiesterase, coding for MNFLAHIYLSGENDLIKIGNFMADGIKGKQFENYSSEIQKGIILHRFIDSYTDSHSIFRKSTKRLHEKYHHYSGVIIDVFYDHFLAKNWSNYSDETLVDFTNRFYESLKDNYDFLSERAKEIMPYMIERNWLISYQTVEGINRILTQMDSRTKNASNMRFASNELLEYYDDFELEFSTFFEDIRIQSKQKLDFLNS
- a CDS encoding DNA alkylation repair protein; this encodes MNFINALEKAFAENNNSENADIMSKYMKNKFLFFGIKTDQRRQIFKNIWADNQKEVTDNPREIALILFSKKEREFHYCALEILIKKLKKKYLKEDIQLIENLIITNSWWDSVDVIAKFILGEYLLQFSAETDTVINRFSNSDNMWLNRSAILFQLGYKEKTNFDLLKLICEKHKTSTEFFIQKAIGWSLREYTKTDPETVKSYVSVANLKNLSTKEALKNL
- a CDS encoding chloride channel protein: MFKKFLSKIEFLLELCQSLFSPKQFIFLSSVLVGISVAIAVIILKTFAHWVFRFATYLTIRIDIFNIGLFKIMLPVIGIVLTVFVVKRFLGGTIEKGTSQILYLVAKKAGIIPRKQMYAQIMTSSLTVGLGGSAGLESPIVVTGAAFGSNYAQRYKLHYKDRTLLIGCGVAAGIGAAFNAPIAGVLFAVEVLLVDVSISAFTPIMIAAATGAIVSTIALDETILLNFTTKQTFNFHNTPYYVLLGVFTGFVAVFYARKFQKTEHFFSRLRTSDYKKAFFGASILAFLIFIFPTLFGEGYESIRTLSGSDPGQLMENTFFKGLRNNNWALLAFVGCSLLLKAFATGITLGSGGNGGNFAPSLFLGSYVGFFFSKFLNLIGLTNLPVGNFTLVGMAGILSGLFHAPLTAIFLIAEITGGYGLMVPLMIVASISFAISKRFEKHSLDVKNLAKKGHAFTSNKDSNVLSTLDTNSIIQTDYLTITPDENLEKLVDLISHSNQVIFPVVSPDNSLLGIVHFNDIREIIFNSYRVKYTLVKEIMVQPVAIVHPSNSMEIVMDKFESSQKSFLPVISDDKYYGFISKAVALDAYRAKLKSMIIE
- the uvrA gene encoding excinuclease ABC subunit UvrA, translated to MLDTDNTIEVQGARVHNLKNIDISIPREKLVVITGLSGSGKSSLAFDTIYAEGQRRYVETFSAYARQFLGGLERPEVDKIDGLSPVIAIEQKTTSKSPRSTVGTITEIYDFLRLLYARGADAYSYNTGEKMVSYSDDQIKELIIQDFIGKRINILAPVIRARKGHYAELFQQITKQGFLKVRVNSDILDLVSGMKLDRYKTHDIEIVVDRMVIENTPDNEKRLSESINTAMHHGENVLMVLDQDTNEVRYFSRNLMCPSTGISYQNPEPNLFSFNSPKGACDSCNGLGTINQINLDKIIPNPKLSIKNGGFAPLGEYRSSWIFKQLEIIGEKFGFKITDPIETISAEAMEMILNGGKEKFAIESKVLGVTKEYKIDFEGIAHFIKTQHDESGSTTIKRWAKEFMDEVKCPTCEGSRLKKEANYFRINKKSISELCDMDISDLTAWFLDLDHHLSDKQKRIATEVIKEIKDRLAFLMNVGLDYLALSRSSKSLSGGEAQRIRLATQIGSQLVGVLYILDEPSIGLHQRDNEKLIHSLEQLRDIGNSVIVVEHDKDMIERADYVIDIGPKAGKYGGEIISIGTPKETLESDTITAQYLNGKMKLEIPSTRREGNGKFLKLTGATGNNLKNVSIELPLGKMLCVTGVSGSGKSTLINETLYPILNAHYFNGVKIPMPYKKIEGLEHIDKVIDIDQSPIGRTPRSNPATYTEVFTEIRNLFTMTSESMIRGYKAGRFSFNVKGGRCETCEGSGVRTIEMNFLPDVYVECETCQGKRFNRETLEIRYKGKSISDVLNMTVDEAVPFFENIPKIYRKIKTIQDVGLGYITLGQQSTTLSGGEAQRIKLAGELSKKDTGNTFYILDEPTTGLHFEDIRVLMDVINKLVDKGNTILIIEHNMDVIKLADYIIDIGPEGGKGGGQLVAKGTPEEIVKNKKSYTAQFLKKELS